The Photobacterium sp. CCB-ST2H9 DNA segment TACGACGGTGGAGATCAATGTTCAGCTCACCGACGACCAGCGATTCCGCCCGCCCTTCACCTGTATCCCGATGCATGCGACGTAACAGCGCCCGCACTCTGGATAACAGTAAACGCGGCTGAACCTGCTTGATCACATAATCATCGGCACCGAGCTCCAGTCCCATCACCTGATCAATGTCATCATCCAGCGCAGTCTGCATCAGAATCATGCCTTTGTAGTCTTCTCTGACCTGACGGCAAACATCCATGCCCGACATCCCCGGCAGCATAATATCGAGGATCACCAAATCCGGGTGTTTCTCCAGAATCTGGCTGACGGCTTCCACACCATTTCCTACCGTCAGTACCCTGAATTCATGGGTCTCAAGAAAATCACCGATCAGACAGGCTAACTCCTGATCATCTTCAACCAGCATGATGGTGTATTTTCTGTCATCCCCGCGGACGTGCTGCATTTTTCTTCCCTTTGCCATTCTCTTCTTTCCTGATGTTATCGCAGACCTGTCGCGCACCCTGTGACAGTTTGTGACCGGAATGACTGCAGTGAATCTCACTTCTGCAGATGTTATTGATGCTACGAACAGCCATCAATGAAAAACATTCACCAATGTGATGAATTCACGCGTTTTCATCCGGATCGAAATCAAACATTCATAAAACTCAGCATCAATAATCAGTACAACATTGAAATGGAAGGCAAGGAATAGAAGACCAGAAATAGAAAACAAAAAATAGAAGTCCTGAATAAAAAACAAAAGAATAAATACAAGTCATGAAATACGAATCAACAAAGCCAGAAAATTAAATTCAGCGAACTTCACTAAAATCAGATTTATCAATCACCCCAAAATATCCGACCAACATAAAACCATACACCCAACTACAACCTAACCACCTGATATAAAAGCAAATTACAAACAAAACAATTGAGATAAAATACAATCCATTCAAGCCAACAACATGATTCATCCCGGTTGAAAATAGGTGCCCCCCCTGTTTTCAGCATCACGAATCAGAGTGCCACTTCAGCAACCCATTCCAGTTTAAAACCACAAAGTGTGTCGCAAATGTATCTGCAATATATGGATATACGCCAACAAATACACCACCATAATGGATTGAATCTAGTGTTTTCATCTAATTCATATCCATAAGAAACCTTCAATATACTTTTTTAAATAATGAATCAGTCAATATCATGGGAGTGATATATGGGAAGCTTTATCTCTCTTTTCATTGGGGCATATCTGGTGCTGGGAACTGTCGCGACACTTTATGCCGTCTTTTTCTTTTTCCTGACGGGGTTAACCATCTTTGATCAGGGTATAAAGAAAATCATGCCACTCCGGTTTAAGTGCAGTTATGTTTTCGTCATGTTTCTGATGATGCCTGCATTTTATTTGGTCTTTATAGAAGAAATTCTGGCATTGCCTCGCTACTACAAAGCACAAAAACAAAAAATGGCCTGAACCATCGCCCTTCAGAAAATAAAGCAGGACAGGTTCCCGGACACCCGGCCCTGTCCTGCCCGTCTCATCTCCGCCAGTTTTGGTGCAATGTGGTGCTCGCTGACAGCGACTTCGGCTTTTTCTGCGAAACAGCGGTAGCTGTCTATACTCTGTAATCTCATCCACGATGATTGGCAATGGTGAGCGCATGCCTTATTTTCAGTACTATGGCATCGACTGGATCGCAATGATCCTGACTTTTCTGGCGATCTGGCAGATTGGAAATCAGAACAAAACCGGCTTCATTCTGATGATCTTCGGGAATGCCAGCTGGATAGCGGTTGGTTATTTAACCGACAGCATGGCGATGATCATTGCCAACTTCATCTTCTGTCTGCTGAATGTGCGCGCCATCTTCAAATGGTCCAGGGCAACGCATCAGCAGGATTAAACCGCTTAGCCTTCCAGCACCCGCACACTCTGCCGGACCACCAGTGTCGGCTCGAGCTGCACGATCTGCGGTTCAGTGATCTCTTTATTGATGCGTTTCAGCAGCGTTTCGACGGCGGCCTGACCGAGACGGTATTTCGGTTGGTGAATGGTGGTCAGCGAAGGTGTCATAAATTTCGCGATATGGATATCATCGTAGCCGATAATGGAGAGATCGTCCGGAATACGGACGCCTTTTTCATTGGCGGCGTTGATCACGCCCATCGCCATCATGTCGTTACAGACGAAAATCGCACTGGGCAAAGTCCCGCTGGCGTACATGGTGTGAAAAGCATCGTAGCCGCCTTCGCATTCGAAGTCGGACTCAATCACCCAGTCACTGCGAAATGCCAGACCCGCTTCATTCATGGCCCGCTTAAAGCCTTCGTAACGAATTTGTGCCTGATGTTTGATTAAGGGGCCGGTAATACAGCCAATGTCCCGGTGCCCGCAATCAATCAGATATCTGGCGGCCAGGTAGCCGCCCTGATAGGAATTATCCTGAATCTTGTCGCTGGCAAAAGACATCGGTCCCCAGTCCATGACCACGACCGGAATATCCGGGTAGCGGTCGAAGACTTCAATC contains these protein-coding regions:
- a CDS encoding response regulator transcription factor; this translates as MAKGRKMQHVRGDDRKYTIMLVEDDQELACLIGDFLETHEFRVLTVGNGVEAVSQILEKHPDLVILDIMLPGMSGMDVCRQVREDYKGMILMQTALDDDIDQVMGLELGADDYVIKQVQPRLLLSRVRALLRRMHRDTGEGRAESLVVGELNIDLHRRTVVFRNQLVDLTTAEFELLYLLAQQSGEVVSREEIMQQIRGYEYDGLDRSIDRRISRLRRSLDDDPANPQLIKTIRGIGYQLCMPVY
- a CDS encoding PnuC protein; the encoded protein is MPYFQYYGIDWIAMILTFLAIWQIGNQNKTGFILMIFGNASWIAVGYLTDSMAMIIANFIFCLLNVRAIFKWSRATHQQD
- a CDS encoding substrate-binding domain-containing protein codes for the protein MATMKDIAKLAGVSTSTVSHVINKSRFVSDEIAERVNNAAKALNYAPSALARSLKINRTQTIGMLVTTSTNPFFGEVVKGVERSCYQKGYNLILCNTEGDNERMKASIDTLLQKRVDGLLLMCSTLEGERIEVFDRYPDIPVVVMDWGPMSFASDKIQDNSYQGGYLAARYLIDCGHRDIGCITGPLIKHQAQIRYEGFKRAMNEAGLAFRSDWVIESDFECEGGYDAFHTMYASGTLPSAIFVCNDMMAMGVINAANEKGVRIPDDLSIIGYDDIHIAKFMTPSLTTIHQPKYRLGQAAVETLLKRINKEITEPQIVQLEPTLVVRQSVRVLEG